Proteins found in one Plasmodium malariae genome assembly, chromosome: 13 genomic segment:
- the HMGB3 gene encoding high mobility group protein B3, putative, giving the protein MEVVEQGGSAFDMADFKKNENFLDQNLRNYFNLLYMNECNNIYNICKICNIYNRLHNLICNTARNLIRNVILDTIHIVVCNTIGKNYLQQNNKQRGYPLNKCSAANRLAISTRDDIMIVCAEKFVDIYFQQTMKFYLQKESKYYKKLCHICNIIITHVNYLVEKKKKKKKKKKKEVINLIEKEVNDYTKTIDYEETKRISSSGNSHQDFSDPGDNTIYLREISLNNELSSTPFQSINRSKMDNVPFFSNLEILYHINIVRNVHSIINMNRQTSVSLINKLGSLYNHIVGTCRTVYGNDLVNDNINEYNSHNTDEGCRDSTDGDSHQDTRENKDYNDRENNEYDDKSSNNNNNDYTKKNNKCSSEGKRSSGNDNEGDEDGEGQGKGNNNKENDEKEKEEEENDNNENDNEENDNNENDNQENDNNENDNQEDDNQENDNQENDNNENDNQEDDEDKSDDEANDEEVSDDEENDDDENKERNHSGDGGNERKRSIYKFYYNKIKEIKSNMFIKRYKNSEKYIKKKIFNYLSKNNIIGDIDIDSIYIYVKNVYYIIIKNEKLLYFFLCNTKDVMNAIVKNEKMNKVRYIKKDFFLYFLMREKEIYAKLFNQINAKYENGELLLKLKNLRRKLKKLKCKEENNLFEESMQQLYFLKRSNRSYRNDDDGGVNISNNNINGNVNNNNSSSWSNNKYNPLAYRGIYHRRNNSLYPSNSVLNISLKNLIPKLYNCKDFKETNNLIHNIGRSINRRCLFSSIAQKKKKKKKKKETHSKVAGSFSGNMGGIIGNSYANNFGTNCVNNFGTNCVNNFGTNCANNFGTNCANNFGTNCANNFGTSYSNNYVSMCTSNYNISYGTNFKGDTNQIEENKEVKKKSVRGITSFTLFAREKRKELLNQKVFLGSSLTEQTSAVAKIWNSLSNEKKKEWAAKASKINEENFLLQKKKFTAFSIFAREKRKEYKEKNIDMGITLAQQNSYVSKLWKQLSNEEKNRYKILSNNVNAAVAKNYKSDVNCMNGERPSGFKGRIKALDNMMSQHFSNNSLGYNINGVSRMNNVSTMNNVSTMNNVSGLNGVNCMNDINSSNMSYIIDNINSADVINNSHYVNDAICNLNKSGPTFDNTREKKNGKMKKKQDIMQMEQGKLMNNNYMYRNTNSFYDPNYNPAIYQNITNMNNHPYQNGDISNNNMAPSYNRVNNVFSNNMISGNSCTISFQNDNKASLYLPGKHNNVMTYYSHGDNSSIIGITVGSIHNTSGLTNPSAMSNINDVPSSASDNNRIQINGEGIKNIMNSDPNVATAGEVSISINKDNCSMNNDELHNNMLSMNDTNMYNMNGSNYGISSSHNNNNNIFNSASSSIHLNRGYINNPGSDNVGNMDNLNLTNRNINAEQFIYHGYNKNTITGNYGHALNEVHLNDNDLLPYRQKNKTKVEEMLRKKMKKDEKQKLKEKKMMMKLYDKRRKQLLKAEKLMEKKKKKKNFINGINGNAGGNANSYSNVNHISTNLLNGNSEKCMYYAPNVMNNNDMSMNPFGVSNTLMNNSVVNNFTFYSNLDKEGIKILNTNHVNLTSNSVAAGGMSAGATTPSGSTPRGVTAGGISSNALAAGGVITSRMGSGNIISKNVIRRNLTSNTIPINNIGNNSNSDSNAMNYQMLGNSSNLTKGNSNEFASYNYMNKYAGGITDIRTYNQTNRVHIRTNNNRKNYEQIKNIQDNKVPNHSSAQNEAIYQNTTNEKLKKKNLVNNLDTNITNFSGIVSGQIGNASRHIGNASGHIGNASGHIGNASGQIGNTSGQIGNTSGQIGNVSGQIGNVSGQIGNVSGQIGNVSGQIGNVSGQIGNVSGQIGNVSGQIGNVSGQSESMNNVSYLNDESYYNNNRYGDYDYNMGNYYNEVRSNDTTTMYQHTNRKYDVDKIHNYNLTNLDEKMVKEKNVQQNNLTFIDKDTSPFYSVNQMYNQSDNISNVNNFASIDNNVKGVSGTGGISNTSSIVGVGGFYDINRINKIPSQSGKGAYGYNASGPNLMSKSQVNISPNGYTNSNQMKANMSLKEEKYFINNNNRGSGNNNTSSSNNNGKSAISGDVYHNSNYSGCCKEIAKDSDEIRKGLNYDKNYYHEKNMNMYINNSNTLSMDVNRNNFENNLYKNDHQNRQLNNTSYFNENTKTTSTIKNNILGSETVNNNYNSLITTTAQHHTINLNETMNSDLNMNLNYGTLNYVNNCGNNDNDIDHNHNHNNNNNTIYFYPHNSANNGTNISISMGSNNSSNNYDGKHNSPDMYNNEDVNCVTNTNNLIYYPGRVFEENKLNENLVYFDADIHRIPGVMEDTEVGGPKEKQFFNNASHFLELVNKKIRRKKKKKASSVNDVSDNGCTIWDLVIKNRRKRNKRKDKKDTCEEHCGNNSVEGGEDRNESNDINILMSYDEGKVGINQNDNYASKGEYDIINCIFNNTEREENASLYGEQVDEAAHEKVGKEEGTERLASVADVVDVADVTDVANPEDPMAESNCDDFLNFLNACSSNYSNKLNINENGEIIYDDKRKCNSNNLINENYNCDNLSLLMKKKKKINQNLNNCQIEKYNNAYKKNKLCKWTNKETEKFYEAIEMFGIDLMMVRALMPKFSDKQIRDKYKREKKINPSKIEEAIKKNKVIDLDAYENENGKIDNSTHYKYYESTSSSDSGDNNSVKKNKTWTAGESEINILSIFDDKEDEYNMDDYRSNQENPEINILTLF; this is encoded by the exons ATGGAAGTAGTTGAACAAGGAGGAAGCGCCTTTGATATGGCagattttaaaaagaacgaaaattttttagaccaaaatttaagaaattattttaatttattgtatatgAATGAATGTaataacatttataatatttgcaAAATATGCAATATATACAACCGCTTACATAACCTTATATGTAATACCGCCCGAAATTTAATACGTAATGTAATACTTGACACCATACATATTGTAGTGTGTAATACTATAGGTAAGAATTATCTccaacaaaataataaacaaagaGGTTATCCCCTTAATAAATGTAGTGCAGCAAATAGGCTGGCGATTTCTACCCGAGATGATATTATGATAGTTTGCGCAGAAAAATTTGTAGATATTTATTTCCAACAAACTATGAAgttttatttacaaaaagaGAGCAAGTATTATAAGAAACTGTGTCATATTtgcaatataataataactcATGTTAATTATCTAGttgaaaagaagaagaaaaaaaaaaaaaaaaaaaaaaaagaagtaattaatttaattgaaaAAGAAGTTAACGATTATACGAAAACAATTGATTATGAGGAAACTAAACGAATAAGCAGCAGTGGTAATAGCCATCAGGACTTTAGTGATCCTGGGGACAATACAATTTATTTGAGAGAGATAAGTCTAAACAATGAATTATCCAGTACGCCATTTCAAAGTATCAATAGGAGTAAAATGGATAACGTTCCTTTTTTCAGTAACCTAGAAATTTTATACCATATTAACATTGTGAGAAATGTGCATAgtataattaatatgaatCGTCAAACCAGTGTAAgtcttattaataaattaggGTCGTTATACAATCACATTGTTGGCACATGCCGCACTGTTTATGGTAACGACCTTGTGAATGATAATATCAATGAATATAATAGCCATAATACGGATGAAGGTTGTAGGGATAGTACAGATGGAGATAGCCATCAGGACACAAGGGAAAATAAGGACTATAATGATAGGGAAAACAACGAGTATGATGACaaaagtagtaataataataataatgattataccaaaaaaaacaataaatgcAGCAGCGAAGGTAAGAGGAGCAGTGGCAACGATAATGAAGGCGATGAGGATGGCGAGGGACAAGGGAAGGGGAACAACAACAAAGAGAATGATGAAAAAGAGAAGGAAGAGGAGGAGAATGATAACAATGAGAATGACAACGAGGAGAATGATAACAATGAGAATGACAATCAGGAGAATGATAACAATGAGAATGACAATCAGGAGGATGACAATCAGGAGAATGACAATCAGGAGAATGATAACAATGAGAATGACAATCAGGAGGATGATGAGGATAAAAGCGATGACGAGGCGAATGATGAAGAAGTGAGTGATGACGAGGaaaatgatgatgatgagaATAAAGAGAGGAACCACAGCGGAGATGGGGGGAATGAGCGAAAGAGGAGCATTTACAAGTTTTACtacaacaaaataaaggaaataaaatccaacatgttcataaaaagatataagaattcggaaaaatatattaaaaagaaaatatttaactacttgagtaaaaataatataattggtgatatagatatagacagtatatatatatatgtaaaaaatgtttattatataattataaagaatgaaaaacttttatatttcttcctATGTAATACTAAGGATGTTATGAATGCTATTGTAAAGAATGAGAAAATGAATAAAGTAcgttacataaaaaaagatttcTTTTTGTATTTCCTTATGCGtgaaaaggaaatatatgcaaaattatttaatcagattaatgcaaaatatgaaaatggTGAACTAttattgaaattaaaaaatctaCGAAGGAAATTGAAGAAATTAAAGTGTAAAGAAGAGAATAACCTGTTCGAAGAGAGCATGCAGCAGTTGTATTTTTTGAAGAGGAGCAACAGAAGCTACAGGAATGATGATGATGGTGGTGTTAATATCAGTAACAATAACATAAATGGTAACGTCAACAACAATAACAGTAGCAGTTGGAGTAATAATAAGTATAATCCCCTGGCGTATAGAGGGATTTACCACAGGCGCAATAACTCACTTTACCCTAGTAACTCTGTGCTAAATATatccttaaaaaatttaataccGAAACTGTACAATTGTAAAGATTTTAAGGAGACAAATAATTTGATTCATAACATTGGGAGAAGCATTAACAGGAGATGCTTATTTTCTAGCATTGCgcagaagaagaaaaaaaagaaaaagaaaaaggagaCGCATAGCAAGGTTGCCGGTAGTTTTAGTGGTAATATGGGTGGAATTATCGGCAATAGTTACGCTAATAACTTTGGTACTAATTGCGTCAATAACTTTGGCACTAATTGCGTCAATAACTTTGGCACTAATTGCGCTAATAACTTTGGCACTAATTGCGCTAATAACTTTGGCACTAATTGCGCTAATAACTTTGGCACTAGTTATAGTAACAACTATGTGAGCATGTGCACAAGTAACTACAATATTTCATATGGTACCAATTTCAAGGGAGATACTAACCAGATAGAAGAGAATAAAGAAGTAAAGAAGAAATCTGTTAGAGGAATAACATCTTTTACACTGTTTGCAAgggaaaagagaaaagaatTGTTGAACCAAAAAGTGTTTCTAGGTAGTTCATTAACAGAACAAACATCGGCAGTTGCAAAAATATGGAATAGTTTAAGTaacgaaaagaaaaaagaatggGCTGCTAAAGcatcaaaaataaatgaagaaaatttcttattgcagaaaaaaaaa tttactGCATTCAGTATATTTGCAcgtgaaaaaagaaaagaatataaagagaaaaatattgATATGGGTATAACCTTAGCTCAACAAAATTCATATGTTTCCAAATTATGGAAACAACTTTccaatgaagaaaaaaatagatataaaattttatcaaataatgtaaatgcAGCTGTAgcgaaaaattataaaagtgaTGTAAACTGTATGAATGGAGAAAGGCCCAGTGGATTTAAAGGAAGAATTAAGGCCTTAGACAATATGATGAGTCAGCATTTTTCTAACAATAGCTTGGGATATAACATAAACGGTGTTAGCAGAATGAACAATGTTAGCACCATGAACAATGTTAGCACCATGAACAATGTTAGCGGCTTGAACGGTGTTAACTGTATGAACGACATAAACAGTAGTAATATGAGTTACATTATAGATAACATAAACAGTGCAGACGTTATTAACAACTCTCATTATGTGAACGATGCAATATGCAACTTAAATAAGAGTGGACCAACATTTGATAACacaagagaaaaaaaaaatggtaaaatgaaaaaa aaacaggATATAATGCAGATGGAACAAGGAAAATTgatgaataataattatatgtatagaaATACAAATTCTTTTTACGACCCTAATTATAATCCAGCtatttatcaaaatattacaaatatgaataatCATCCCTACCAAAATGGGGATATCTCAAATAATAACATGGCACCATCTTACAATAGAGTTAACAACGTTTTTTCGAATAATATGATCAGTGGCAATTCTTGTACGATATCTTTTCAAAATGATAACAAAGCATCTTTGTATCTTCCAGGGAAGCATAACAATGTAATGACTTACTATTCACACGGTGATAATTCGAGTATAATTGGAATTACCGTTGGCAGCATACATAATACTAGTGGATTGACTAATCCTAGCGCCATGagtaatattaatgatgTTCCTAGTAGTGCCAGTGATAATAATAGGATTCAAATAAACGGAGaaggaataaaaaacattatgaATAGTGATCCCAATGTAGCAACTGCTGGTGAAGTATCGATTAGTATAAATAAAGACAACTGTTCGATGAATAATGACGAATtgcataataatatgttaagCATGAACGATACAAACATGTATAACATGAATGGTAGTAACTATGGCATTAGCAGCAGCcataacaataacaacaatatatttaatagtgCGTCCAGTAGTATCCACCTCAACAGAGGATATATTAATAACCCCGGCAGTGATAACGTTGGCAACATGGACAATTTGAACTTGacaaatagaaatataaatgcagaacaatttatataccatggatataacaaaaatacaataacAGGAAATTATGGACACGCTTTGAATGAAGTCCATTTGAACGATAATGATTTATTACCTTATAGACAAAAGAATAAAACTAAAGTTGAAGAGAtgttaaggaaaaaaatgaaaaaagatgaaaaacaaaaattgaaagaaaaaaaaatgatgatgaaattatatgataaaagACGCAAACAGTTGTTGAAGGCTGAAAAGTtgatggaaaaaaaaaaaaaaaaaaaaaattttattaatggcATTAACGGTAATGCTGGCGGTAACGCAAACAGTTATAGTAATGTTAACCACATTAGCACTAATTTACTAAACGGAAATAGCGAAAAATGCATGTATTATGCACCCAACGTGATGAACAATAACGACATGAGTATGAATCCTTTCGGTGTATCGAACACGTTAATGAACAATTCAgttgttaataatttcacTTTTTACTCAAACTTGGACAAGGAAGGAATTAAGATCCTGAACACTAACCACGTAAACCTTACAAGTAACAGCGTTGCGGCGGGGGGTATGTCAGCTGGAGCTACAACACCAAGCGGAAGTACCCCTAGAGGAGTTACTGCTGGCGGAATTAGCTCTAACGCACTTGCTGCAGGCGGAGTTATTACCAGCAGAATGGGGAGTGGAAACATTATtagtaaaaatgtaattagaAGAAACTTAACTAGTAATACTATTCCAATAAACAATATTggcaataatagtaatagtgaCAGTAACGCGATGAACTACCAGATGTTAGGGAACTCGAGTAATTTGACGAAAGGGAACAGTAACGAATTTGCCTCGTACaattatatgaacaaatatgCAGGAGGTATCACAGACATAAGAACTTATAACCAAACTAATCGCGTCCATATAAGGACAAATAACAACaggaaaaattatgaacagatCAAAAATATTCAGGATAATAAAGTACCTAATCATAGTAGTGCTCAAAATGAAGCAATTTACCAGAACACTACTAATGAGAaacttaaaaagaaaaacttaGTAAACAACTTAGATACTAACATAACCAATTTTAGTGGGATTGTAAGCGGCCAAATAGGAAACGCAAGCCGTCATATAGGAAACGCAAGCGGTCATATAGGAAACGCAAGCGGTCATATAGGAAACGCAAGCGGCCAAATAGGAAACACAAGCGGCCAAATAGGAAACACAAGCGGCCAAATAGGAAACGTAAGCGGCCAAATAGGAAACGTAAGCGGCCAAATAGGAAACGTAAGCGGCCAAATAGGAAACGTAAGCGGCCAAATAGGAAACGTAAGCGGCCAAATAGGAAACGTAAGCGGCCAAATAGGAAACGTAAGCGGCCAAATAGGAAACGTAAGCGGCCAAAGCGAAAGCATGAACAACGTAAGTTATTTAAACGATGAGTCTTACTACAACAACAATCGTTATGGAGATTACGATTATAATATGGGCAATTATTACAATGAAGTGAGAAGCAATGATACCACCACCATGTACCAACACACGAACAGGAAATATGATGTggataaaatacataattataactTAACCAATTTAGACGAAAAGATggttaaagaaaaaaacgtACAGCAAAATAATTTGACGTTTATTGATAAGGACACATCTCCATTTTATTCCGTAAACCAGATGTATAATCAGAGTGACAACATTAGTAACGTTAATAACTTTGCAAGCATTGACAATAATGTAAAAGGGGTGAGTGGTACAGGTGGTATAAGTAACACAAGCAGCATTGTCGGTGTAGGCGGGTTCTATGATATTAATAGGATCAACAAAATTCCTTCTCAGAGCGGAAAGGGGGCATATGGATACAATGCAAGTGGCCCTAATTTAATGAGCAAAAGTCAAGTAAATATAAGCCCAAACGGTTATACTAATAGTAACCAAATGAAGGCAAATATGAGtttaaaagaggaaaaatatttcattaataacaataatagagGTAGTGGCAATAACAATACTAGTAGCAGTAATAACAACGGTAAGAGTGCGATTAGCGGGGATGTATACCATAACAGTAATTATAGTGGCTGTTGTAAAGAAATAGCAAAGGATTCAGACGAAATTAGAAAAGGTctaaattatgataaaaattattaccatgaaaaaaatatgaacatgtacataaataatagcaataCGCTTAGTATGGATGTAAATAGGAACAATTTTGaaaacaatttatataagaatgATCATCAAAATAGGCAATTAAATAACACatcttattttaatgaaaatacaaaaactACGAgtaccataaaaaataatattttgggATCAGAAAcggtaaataataattacaatagCTTAATAACTACCACAGCACAGCATCATACTATTAATTTAAACGAAACAATGAACAGTGATTTGAATATGAACTTAAATTATGGCACCTTAAATTACGTAAACAATTGTGGAAATAATGACAATGATATTGATCATAAtcataatcataataataataataacaccatatatttttacccCCACAATAGTGCCAATAACGGCACTAATATCAGCATCAGTATGGGCAGCAATAATAGCAGTAACAATTACGATGGGAAACATAACAGTCCGGATATGTACAACAACGAAGATGTTAACTGCGTTAcgaatacaaataatttgaTTTATTATCCTGGTCGTGTGTTCGAGGAAAATAAGTTGAACGAAAACCTTGTATACTTTGATGCC GACATTCATAGAATACCCGGAGTGATGGAAGATACTGAAGTTGGTGGTCCCAAggaaaaacaatttttcaataatgcttctcattttttagagttagtaaataaaaagataagaagaaaaaaaaaaaaaaaggctaGTTCCGTTAATGATGTTAGTG ATAACGGATGCACCATTTGGGACCTAGTGATAAAGAACAGAAGGAAAaggaataaaagaaaagacaAAAAAGATACGTGCGAAGAGCACTGTGGTAACAATTCAGTGGAAGGAGGAGAGGATAGAAACGAAAGCAACGATATTAATATCTTAATGTCATATGATGAAGGAAAAGTAGGCATAAATCAAAATGATAACTATGCAAGTAAAGGTGaatatgatattattaactgcatttttaataacacGGAAAGGGAAGAAAATGCTTCATTATATGGTGAGCAAGTGGATGAAGCAGCACACGAAAAGGTGGGCAAAGAAGAAGGCACTGAAAGATTGGCGAGTGTGGCAGACGTAGTAGACGTGGCAGATGTAACAGACGTGGCAAATCCAGAAGACCCAATGGCCGAAAGCAACTGCGACGACTTCCTGAATTTTCTGAACGCGTGCAGCTCGAATTACTCgaataaattaaacataAATGAGAATggagaaattatatatgatgaCAAAAGGAAATGTAATTcgaataatttaataaacgaaaattataattgtgATAATTTAAGTttgttaatgaaaaaaaaaaaaaaaattaatcaaaatttgaataattgtcaaatagaaaaatataataatgcttataaaaaaaacaaattatgtAAATGGACAAATAAAGAAactgaaaaattttatgaagcTATTGAAATGTTTGGTATTGACTTAATGATGGTTAGAGCATTAATGCCAAAATTTTCGGATAAACAAATTcgtgataaatataaaagagaaaaaaaaataaatccaTCCAAAATTGAAGAAgctataaaaaagaataaagtaATTGATCTCGATGCctatgaaaatgaaaatgggAAAATTGATAACTCAACACACTACAAGTACTATGAGTCCACCTCCTCCAGTGACAGTG GTGATAATAATAGTgtgaaaaagaataaaacatGGACAGCTGGCGAATCAGAAATAAATATCCTGAGCATTTTTGATGACAAAGAAGATGAATATAATATGGATGATTATAGGTCCAACCAGGAAAATCCTGAAATCAACATTTTAAcgttgttttaa
- the PmUG01_13015700 gene encoding targeted glyoxalase II, putative — protein sequence MNIVKILLTANFLTNVRLKNLLPVSKKLFFFENNFFQKRIYNTINSERNYYHVKKEDLCSNVIIIPLYKDNYAYIFYDNKNEGIAVDPNDYKIINEIAEKENITIKNVLCTHKHSDHNSGNHFFYNKKINVYGIKESDNKYINKNIQNKQNVQNMQNVHHFEIKNFKITTFLSNFHCINHVAYLVEHSKNKLKKLFFTGDFLFICGIGKNFQADSKDLYNSINNLKKLDKGNIYIFCGHEYTLDNVKFALTVDPTNHKLTEFYQRLLKNENNLPTVPSLLEEEYSYNPFLRCDQDENIKNAIHTYAKRNNYVIERNSDYITLLRIMKDNFKIQ from the coding sequence atgaatatcgTGAAAATCCTTTTAACAGCAAATTTCTTAACAAATGTAAGACTTAAGAATTTGCTACCTGTgtctaaaaaattatttttctttgaaaataattttttccaaaaacgtatatataacacGATAAATAGTGAGCGAAATTATTATCAtgtgaaaaaagaagatttaTGCTCGAATGTGATAATAATACCATTGTACAAAGATAActatgcttatatattttatgataataaaaatgaaggtATAGCAGTAGATCCGAatgattataaaataattaacgaAATAgcagaaaaggaaaatatcactataaaaaatgtactaTGTACACATAAACATTCTGATCATAACAGTGGtaaccattttttttacaataaaaaaataaatgtgtatGGTATTAAAGAGAGCGATAacaagtatataaataaaaatatacaaaataagcaaaatgtACAAAACATGCAAAATGTTCATCATttcgaaataaaaaattttaaaataacaacATTTCTATCAAATTTTCATTGTATTAATCATGTTGCATATTTAGTTGAAcattctaaaaataaattaaagaagCTTTTTTTTACGGGGGACTTCTTATTCATATGTGGAATTGGCAAAAATTTTCAAGCGGATAGTAaagatttatataattcaataaataatttaaaaaaattagataaagggaatatctatattttctGTGGACATGAATATACTTTAGATAATGTAAAGTTCGCCTTAACTGTAGATCCAACTAATCATAAATTAACAGAATTTTATCAAcgacttttaaaaaatgaaaacaactTGCCTACTGTTCCCTCTTTATTAGAAGAAGAGTACTCATACAACCCTTTTTTAAGATGCGATCaagatgaaaatataaaaaatgcaatTCACACGTATGCTAAAAGAAACAATTACGTAATTGAAAGAAACAGCGACTATATCACTCTTTTACGTATAATGAaggataattttaaaatacagTAG